The following coding sequences are from one Clostridioides difficile ATCC 9689 = DSM 1296 window:
- the yqfD gene encoding sporulation protein YqfD has product MISFIRGYYVIVVEGVRLEQFLNHLIRNGISVYNVTRIKNTKMEFHIDRQDIKEFKNVYRGSKFDIKVKQKTGVPFIIKRVYKHKGMWICALVSLFLLMSTSQFVTDVYIQSPEGIKKEALRNELYKVGVRPGVYKKSIDRKEVRDHMMSKFNDVAYLSINVKGTNIFVTVTKKAESLKSTDQSNYCNVIALKNGIIEKVIPRSGKSVIKSGDIVQKGDVLLNGANTKSIPEVWASTFYESTKKASYVDTVNKKTGEKKNIYTLSFYDKEFTMRKNIKYKDYVVENKEKKLSIGNYTFPIKIKTSTFYETKKVEVKRNKEELKKELSEKALKELEYIIPASARIIDVKHNFKVNKNMLEYLITVQTSENIAKIYPLSKSEAERFIKEESKPDEGEEEVPSNPEKRPLNDIRNEFDEDNKDNKDQNNSDENNSNQNSNNSQNNNSNNN; this is encoded by the coding sequence TTGATAAGTTTTATAAGGGGATACTATGTTATAGTTGTGGAAGGAGTAAGACTCGAACAATTTTTAAATCATCTTATAAGAAATGGGATAAGTGTTTACAATGTAACTAGAATAAAAAATACTAAAATGGAGTTTCATATAGATAGACAAGATATAAAAGAATTTAAGAATGTTTATAGAGGAAGTAAGTTTGATATAAAGGTAAAGCAAAAAACTGGGGTCCCTTTTATTATCAAAAGAGTTTATAAGCACAAAGGTATGTGGATTTGTGCTCTTGTTTCTTTATTTTTATTGATGTCTACATCACAGTTTGTGACAGATGTATATATACAATCTCCTGAAGGTATAAAAAAAGAAGCTCTTAGAAATGAGCTTTATAAGGTTGGAGTAAGACCAGGAGTCTATAAGAAGAGTATTGATAGAAAAGAAGTTAGAGACCATATGATGTCAAAATTTAATGATGTGGCATATTTATCTATCAATGTAAAAGGAACAAATATATTTGTTACTGTTACAAAAAAGGCAGAATCCCTAAAATCTACAGACCAATCAAATTATTGTAATGTAATTGCTTTAAAAAATGGTATAATAGAAAAGGTAATCCCTAGAAGTGGTAAATCAGTTATTAAATCTGGAGACATAGTCCAAAAGGGAGATGTCTTATTAAATGGAGCTAATACCAAGTCAATACCAGAAGTATGGGCAAGTACTTTTTATGAGTCCACAAAAAAGGCAAGTTATGTAGATACTGTAAATAAAAAAACTGGAGAAAAGAAAAATATATATACACTAAGTTTTTATGATAAAGAGTTTACAATGAGAAAAAATATAAAATATAAAGATTATGTTGTTGAAAATAAAGAAAAAAAACTATCAATAGGAAACTATACTTTTCCAATAAAGATAAAAACGAGTACTTTTTATGAAACAAAAAAGGTTGAAGTAAAAAGGAATAAAGAAGAGTTAAAAAAAGAATTATCTGAAAAAGCTTTAAAAGAGTTAGAATACATAATCCCAGCTTCGGCTAGAATAATAGATGTAAAACATAACTTTAAGGTTAATAAAAATATGTTAGAATATTTAATAACAGTTCAAACTAGTGAAAATATTGCTAAAATTTATCCTCTTAGTAAGTCAGAAGCAGAAAGGTTTATAAAGGAAGAAAGTAAACCAGATGAAGGTGAAGAGGAAGTTCCTTCCAATCCAGAAAAAAGACCATTAAATGATATAAGAAATGAGTTTGATGAGGATAATAAGGATAATAAAGACCAAAACAATTCTGATGAAAATAATAGTAATCAAAATAGTAATAATAGTCAAAATAATAATAGCAATAACAACTAA
- a CDS encoding YabP/YqfC family sporulation protein has product MLEISTDLQVNQPVITVTSNTFISIENYLSILEYEVDLIRIKTKVKTIKISGDKLSLKYITDSEIGIKGIIYNVEYVD; this is encoded by the coding sequence ATGTTAGAAATATCCACTGATTTACAAGTAAATCAACCAGTTATTACTGTTACAAGTAATACGTTTATTAGTATAGAAAATTATCTATCAATATTAGAATATGAAGTTGATTTAATAAGAATAAAGACTAAAGTTAAAACAATTAAAATATCTGGGGATAAACTTTCACTTAAGTATATTACTGATAGTGAGATAGGTATAAAAGGGATTATCTACAATGTTGAGTATGTTGATTAG
- the hpf gene encoding ribosome hibernation-promoting factor, HPF/YfiA family, whose amino-acid sequence MQIIVSGRQMKLTDGIKGYVDGKLSRLEKYLDPESEVKVTVSAKKDRQKVEVTIIPINGQIIRAEDVEDDLYAAIDIVCDKLSRQVVKYKTKVKDKVQNNKSIRFENLDFIDNSSEFDDYDYDDEEDENIVIERRKKFNVKPMSSEEAILQMELVGHNFYMFRNQDNFEINIVYKRKAGGYGLIEQD is encoded by the coding sequence ATGCAAATAATAGTATCTGGGAGACAAATGAAATTAACTGACGGAATAAAAGGATACGTAGATGGAAAATTAAGTAGGTTAGAAAAATACCTTGATCCTGAATCAGAAGTGAAAGTAACAGTAAGTGCGAAAAAGGATAGACAAAAAGTGGAGGTTACAATAATTCCTATTAACGGTCAAATAATAAGAGCAGAAGATGTAGAAGATGACTTATATGCAGCAATTGATATTGTTTGTGACAAATTAAGTAGACAAGTTGTCAAATATAAAACTAAAGTTAAAGACAAAGTTCAAAATAATAAGAGCATAAGATTTGAAAATCTTGACTTTATAGATAATAGCAGTGAATTTGATGATTATGATTATGATGATGAAGAAGATGAAAATATAGTAATAGAAAGAAGAAAGAAATTTAATGTAAAACCTATGAGTTCTGAGGAGGCGATACTTCAAATGGAACTAGTAGGACACAATTTCTATATGTTTAGAAACCAAGATAATTTTGAAATAAACATAGTGTATAAGCGTAAAGCTGGTGGATATGGTTTAATAGAACAAGATTAA
- a CDS encoding TspO/MBR family protein: MIISVKEIRNFLINIFIPLIIGYLSSILTMIISGTDISTYYLQLTKPSFAPPAFIFPIVWTILYILMGISSYLILRKGYNLPKVRDAIFYYGLQLVLNFIWSILFFGFGLRFTALIDIIIMILVSIIMISKFSKIDKRSGYINLIYLMWLVYAGFLNYFIWFINK; encoded by the coding sequence TTGATTATATCAGTAAAAGAGATTAGGAATTTTTTGATAAACATATTTATACCACTAATAATAGGTTACTTAAGTAGCATCTTAACAATGATTATCAGTGGAACAGATATTTCAACCTATTATTTACAACTCACAAAGCCAAGCTTTGCACCACCAGCTTTTATCTTTCCTATAGTTTGGACTATATTGTACATATTGATGGGTATATCTTCATACCTAATATTAAGAAAGGGTTACAACTTACCTAAAGTAAGAGATGCAATTTTTTATTATGGATTACAACTTGTATTAAACTTTATTTGGAGTATACTATTTTTTGGATTTGGACTTAGATTTACAGCTTTGATAGATATAATAATAATGATTTTGGTTTCTATAATAATGATTTCGAAGTTTTCTAAAATAGATAAGAGATCTGGATACATAAATTTGATTTATTTAATGTGGCTTGTTTATGCAGGATTTTTGAACTATTTTATATGGTTTATTAATAAATAG
- a CDS encoding GatB/YqeY domain-containing protein, with protein MSLKQKLQEDLKSSMKNKDTVRKSVVTLIRASIKQYEVDNRVELDEDGIIDVIAKQLKQRRDALVEFEKAGREDLIKETEGEIEVLKEYLPQQLSEEELEEIVKSTISEVGATSMKDMGKIMSVIQPKVKGRADGKLINKLVKQNLQ; from the coding sequence ATGTCCCTTAAGCAAAAGTTACAAGAGGATTTGAAATCTTCGATGAAAAACAAAGATACAGTGAGAAAATCTGTAGTAACTTTAATAAGAGCTTCTATAAAGCAGTATGAGGTTGATAATAGGGTCGAGCTTGATGAAGATGGAATTATCGATGTAATAGCAAAACAATTAAAGCAACGTAGAGATGCATTAGTTGAATTTGAAAAAGCTGGAAGAGAAGACTTAATAAAAGAAACAGAAGGTGAAATTGAAGTTTTAAAAGAGTACCTACCTCAACAATTAAGCGAAGAAGAGTTAGAAGAAATTGTAAAATCTACTATATCTGAAGTAGGGGCAACTTCTATGAAGGATATGGGAAAAATAATGTCAGTTATCCAACCAAAAGTTAAAGGAAGAGCTGACGGAAAACTTATAAATAAGTTGGTAAAACAAAACTTACAATAG
- the rpsU gene encoding 30S ribosomal protein S21, translating into MSEVRVRENETLDSALRRFKRQCAMSGIMSEVRKREHYDKPSVKRKKKAEAARRKNAKK; encoded by the coding sequence ATGTCAGAAGTAAGAGTTAGAGAGAATGAAACATTAGACAGCGCTTTAAGAAGATTCAAGCGTCAATGTGCAATGTCTGGCATCATGTCAGAAGTGAGAAAAAGAGAGCACTATGATAAGCCAAGCGTTAAGCGTAAGAAAAAAGCTGAAGCAGCAAGAAGAAAAAACGCTAAGAAATAG
- a CDS encoding histidine triad nucleotide-binding protein: protein MDCIFCKIANGEIPSTKVYEDDRVLAFNDLNPVAPYHILVVPKKHYDSLIDIPDKEMDIVSHIHVVINKIAKEKGFDQTGFRVINNCGSDGGQEVKHLHYHILAGKKLPNYEAGQN from the coding sequence ATGGATTGTATTTTTTGTAAAATAGCGAACGGAGAAATACCTTCAACTAAAGTTTATGAAGATGATAGAGTCTTAGCTTTTAATGACTTGAACCCAGTTGCTCCATATCATATATTAGTTGTACCTAAAAAACATTATGATAGTTTAATTGATATTCCTGATAAAGAGATGGACATTGTGTCACATATTCATGTTGTTATTAATAAAATAGCTAAAGAGAAAGGTTTTGACCAAACTGGATTCAGAGTCATAAATAATTGTGGAAGTGATGGAGGGCAAGAAGTTAAACATTTGCACTATCATATTTTAGCTGGTAAAAAGCTTCCTAATTACGAAGCGGGACAAAACTAA
- the mtaB gene encoding tRNA (N(6)-L-threonylcarbamoyladenosine(37)-C(2))-methylthiotransferase MtaB, with protein MKKVAFYTLGCKVNQYETEAMLELFEKDGYEQVNSEEYADVYVINTCTVTHMSDRKSRQYIRRVKKKNPDAIIAVVGCYSQVSPEEILDIEEVNLVMGTNDRRKIVEEIKKINSSKKVSTVDDIMKVKAFEEIEISQTNGKTRAFMKIQDGCDRFCTYCIIPYARGRVRSRDIDSIVDEVKKLANNGYKEVVLTGIHVASYGKDLKDRDIKLLDVIKQINQIEKIERIRLSSVEPILFTDEFVNEVLKMDKVCPHYHLSLQSGCDETLKRMNRRYTTLEYKTIVDRLRSKMPDVAITTDVIVGFPGETNEEFKKTYEFLKEIELSQMHIFKYSPRKGTPAATMENQVDPQMKHFRSEQLLNLSKVNFNKFATKFIGRELDVLFEQNIEGNKYEGLTSNYIRVVVESDKNIQGQILKVKINDVKDEYVEGILL; from the coding sequence TTGAAAAAAGTAGCTTTTTATACACTTGGGTGTAAAGTTAATCAATATGAAACAGAAGCTATGCTAGAACTATTTGAGAAAGATGGTTATGAACAAGTCAATAGTGAAGAGTATGCTGATGTTTATGTTATAAATACATGTACAGTTACTCATATGAGTGATAGAAAATCTCGTCAATATATAAGACGAGTTAAAAAGAAGAATCCAGATGCAATAATAGCCGTTGTAGGATGTTATTCTCAGGTATCTCCGGAAGAAATTTTGGATATAGAAGAAGTAAATTTAGTCATGGGTACAAATGATAGAAGAAAGATTGTTGAAGAAATTAAAAAGATAAATTCAAGTAAGAAAGTTAGTACAGTTGACGACATAATGAAAGTTAAAGCTTTTGAAGAAATAGAAATCAGCCAAACTAATGGAAAGACTAGAGCATTTATGAAAATACAAGATGGATGTGACAGATTTTGTACTTATTGTATCATTCCTTATGCCCGAGGACGCGTTAGAAGTAGAGATATTGATAGTATAGTCGATGAAGTGAAAAAATTGGCTAATAATGGCTATAAAGAGGTTGTATTAACAGGAATACATGTTGCCTCTTATGGAAAAGATTTAAAGGATAGGGATATTAAACTTCTTGATGTAATAAAACAAATAAACCAGATAGAAAAAATAGAAAGAATTAGGCTTAGTTCTGTTGAACCAATTTTATTTACAGATGAATTTGTAAATGAAGTTTTAAAGATGGATAAAGTTTGTCCTCATTACCATTTATCACTTCAAAGTGGATGTGATGAAACTCTAAAAAGAATGAATAGACGATACACAACTTTAGAGTACAAAACTATTGTAGATAGATTGAGAAGTAAAATGCCAGATGTGGCAATAACTACAGATGTAATAGTAGGTTTTCCTGGAGAGACAAATGAAGAGTTTAAAAAAACGTACGAGTTTTTAAAAGAAATAGAGCTTTCACAAATGCATATTTTTAAATATTCACCAAGAAAAGGAACTCCAGCTGCAACTATGGAAAATCAAGTTGACCCTCAAATGAAACACTTTAGAAGTGAACAACTTTTAAATTTAAGTAAAGTAAATTTTAATAAATTTGCAACTAAATTTATCGGCCGTGAGTTGGATGTTTTGTTTGAACAAAATATAGAAGGCAATAAATATGAGGGATTAACTTCAAATTATATAAGAGTTGTTGTTGAAAGTGACAAAAATATACAAGGTCAGATATTAAAAGTGAAAATAAATGATGTAAAAGATGAATATGTAGAAGGAATTTTGCTATAA
- a CDS encoding 16S rRNA (uracil(1498)-N(3))-methyltransferase — MDRFFVEKNNINLQDKTCTIEGEDVKHISKVLRCKLGEKLEICDKNNNEYICEIMNIDKSIVNLEILEKVDINRESELKVRLYQGLPKAPKMEMILQKLTEVGVEEIILVQTKRSVVKVDDKKEDKKFERWERIIYEAAKQSKRGKIPKLRGVLSFKEALEDMKKNNVNICPYENERTVSIKHALKKCDSNIDSVGIFIGPEGGFSEEEIEQIQKNNCNVVSLGPRILRTETASVVASTIALYELSDLGGEK, encoded by the coding sequence ATGGATAGATTTTTTGTTGAAAAAAATAATATAAATCTACAAGATAAAACTTGCACTATAGAAGGTGAAGATGTAAAACATATTTCAAAAGTTTTAAGATGCAAATTAGGTGAGAAACTTGAAATATGTGACAAGAATAATAATGAGTATATTTGTGAGATAATGAATATAGATAAGAGTATAGTTAATTTAGAGATTTTAGAAAAAGTTGATATAAATAGAGAATCAGAACTTAAAGTAAGGCTATACCAGGGACTTCCAAAAGCTCCAAAAATGGAAATGATACTTCAAAAATTAACTGAAGTGGGTGTAGAAGAAATAATATTAGTTCAAACTAAGAGAAGTGTTGTTAAAGTTGATGACAAAAAAGAAGATAAAAAATTTGAACGTTGGGAAAGAATAATTTATGAAGCAGCAAAGCAAAGCAAAAGAGGTAAGATACCAAAATTAAGAGGTGTTTTAAGTTTTAAAGAAGCTTTAGAAGATATGAAAAAAAATAATGTAAATATTTGCCCTTATGAAAATGAAAGAACAGTTTCAATAAAACATGCACTAAAAAAATGTGATTCTAATATAGATAGTGTTGGAATTTTTATAGGTCCAGAAGGTGGATTTTCTGAAGAAGAAATAGAACAAATACAAAAAAATAATTGTAATGTTGTATCATTGGGGCCTAGAATATTAAGAACTGAGACAGCTTCTGTTGTAGCATCAACAATAGCTTTGTATGAACTAAGTGATTTAGGAGGAGAAAAATAA
- the prmA gene encoding 50S ribosomal protein L11 methyltransferase, whose translation MNNWIEVTIKTTTEAVEPITNILYEQGAGGAVIEDPKDFLFQKKNELDWDYVEEEVFKKNEEDDVLIKTYVSEEKNVMEFVEIIKQKVLGLKDFGIDIGEGSVSLDQVNEADWANAWKAYYKPTKVGQRVVVKPTWEDYAMQEGDLIIELDPGMAFGTGTHETTSMCIRELEKYVNKDSKVFDIGCGSGILAIAAAKLGAKEVVAVDLDEVAVKVAKENVLENKVEKSVSVMHGNLTDVIKDKADVIVANIIADIIKILAKDVQNFMKEDAIFISSGIILDKVEEVKESLIENGFEIVEVQKLGEWSAIVSKLKK comes from the coding sequence ATGAATAATTGGATAGAAGTAACTATAAAAACAACAACAGAAGCAGTTGAACCTATAACGAATATACTATATGAACAAGGAGCTGGAGGAGCTGTAATAGAAGACCCAAAAGACTTTTTATTCCAAAAGAAAAATGAACTAGACTGGGATTATGTTGAAGAAGAAGTATTTAAAAAGAATGAAGAAGATGATGTTCTTATAAAAACTTATGTTTCTGAAGAAAAAAATGTGATGGAATTTGTCGAAATAATAAAGCAAAAAGTTTTAGGATTAAAAGATTTTGGTATAGATATAGGTGAAGGAAGTGTATCATTGGACCAAGTAAATGAAGCTGATTGGGCAAATGCATGGAAAGCATACTACAAACCAACAAAAGTGGGACAAAGGGTAGTAGTAAAACCTACATGGGAAGATTATGCTATGCAAGAGGGGGATTTAATCATAGAGCTTGACCCTGGAATGGCATTTGGTACAGGGACACATGAGACTACTAGTATGTGCATTAGAGAATTAGAAAAGTATGTGAATAAAGATTCTAAAGTATTTGATATTGGATGTGGTAGTGGAATCCTTGCAATAGCAGCAGCCAAATTAGGAGCAAAAGAAGTTGTAGCTGTAGATTTAGATGAAGTGGCTGTAAAAGTTGCAAAAGAAAATGTTCTTGAAAATAAAGTTGAAAAAAGTGTATCTGTAATGCATGGTAATTTAACCGATGTAATAAAAGATAAAGCGGATGTAATAGTTGCAAATATAATAGCTGATATAATAAAGATACTTGCAAAAGATGTTCAAAACTTTATGAAAGAAGATGCTATATTCATATCTTCAGGTATAATTTTGGATAAAGTAGAAGAAGTTAAAGAAAGCTTAATTGAAAATGGATTTGAAATAGTTGAAGTTCAAAAATTAGGTGAATGGTCAGCAATAGTTTCTAAGCTTAAAAAATAA
- a CDS encoding CRISPR-associated helicase/endonuclease Cas3: MKNIMQKEILAKSYNLRTNQQEQTLVEHIKDLFEVLESILELNLYSDKDVEILKICCALHDLGKINSIMQQKMEINNKISYSCSEEERKKLESDKKSLKKIARHNIFSGAFLKNILEKMNLSEEDKLYIYKSIMLHHGNYEDYMRLSTSKVQKEIYDYIEKGILEKEDFNLEDIEDYIKEILYVDFKFNEDVLDYDYIDKLSESMVIYSDYNNGQIEDSVLNYRKFKYILYKGMLNLIDHSASSRQKGIKFYNDFTDEEIDNMILNEIYKSQGNLEKNNIEFNTIQKRLRELSGRNVLTVAFTGSGKTAADYRKTFKRKFFLVPNKISAESFYRKNIFQNKNDLDTRSSNDYIGLLHGDINLYSENEDNGEHDFVLTLRDIDLSINFCKPCVIATVDQLLLSMFKFPGYEKIFAAVKNASITVDEVHLLEPKMFLILIYFMQFACKYLDVDFHLMTATLPKSYKEQMINKGIIFQEESNENVTDKGEIVFIESNKEEEICEGKDVKVSFIKEKEIKSIVEDALENKQKILIIKNTIDSVNRTYEFLKENLSDKYGGVDIDVLHSRFKFKDKKEKYSKILNGEGDIWISTQSVEISLDLDFNIIISDLATMDSLIQRMGRCNRNNKYEYGNFYILPSEDKIYDNKLKSTTKNILKDILKTNSIFTMGIRKTILDDYYDNSVVKKYFEENFISCDKEIKNIYGVNKEIFDGLDLIFNFEPYKNIVDSKKEAAKIFRDVDVSYKIILEEDFYKEDRELQQDSIQVSGFIFNRLYYYGLISKVEGYMVLKSSSKFEYNSTVGLILK; encoded by the coding sequence ATGAAAAATATCATGCAAAAAGAAATATTAGCTAAGTCATACAATTTAAGAACTAATCAACAAGAACAAACATTAGTTGAACATATTAAGGATTTATTTGAAGTATTAGAATCTATATTAGAACTAAATCTATATTCAGATAAAGATGTAGAGATACTAAAAATATGTTGTGCTTTGCACGATTTAGGAAAAATTAATTCAATTATGCAACAAAAAATGGAGATTAATAATAAAATATCGTATAGTTGTTCAGAAGAAGAGAGGAAAAAGTTAGAGTCTGACAAAAAATCTTTAAAAAAGATAGCAAGACACAATATATTTTCTGGAGCATTTTTAAAAAATATACTAGAAAAAATGAACTTGTCAGAAGAAGATAAGTTATATATATATAAAAGTATAATGTTACATCATGGAAACTATGAAGATTATATGAGGTTAAGTACTAGTAAAGTTCAAAAAGAAATTTATGATTATATTGAAAAAGGTATTTTAGAAAAAGAAGATTTTAATTTGGAAGATATAGAAGATTATATAAAGGAGATTTTATATGTAGATTTTAAATTTAATGAAGATGTATTGGATTATGATTACATAGATAAATTAAGTGAAAGTATGGTTATATACAGTGATTATAACAATGGTCAAATAGAAGATTCAGTTTTAAATTATAGAAAGTTTAAGTATATTTTATATAAAGGGATGCTGAACTTAATAGACCATAGTGCATCAAGTAGACAGAAAGGTATAAAATTTTATAACGATTTTACTGATGAAGAAATTGATAATATGATTTTAAATGAGATATATAAGAGTCAGGGTAATTTAGAAAAAAATAATATAGAGTTCAATACTATACAAAAAAGGTTGAGAGAACTTTCTGGAAGAAATGTTCTGACTGTTGCATTTACAGGTTCAGGAAAAACAGCTGCAGATTATAGAAAGACTTTTAAAAGAAAATTCTTTTTAGTGCCAAATAAAATATCAGCAGAAAGTTTTTATAGAAAAAATATTTTTCAAAATAAAAATGATTTAGATACAAGAAGTAGTAATGATTACATTGGATTACTTCATGGAGATATAAACTTATATTCAGAGAATGAAGATAATGGAGAACATGATTTTGTATTGACATTAAGGGATATAGATTTGAGTATAAACTTTTGCAAACCTTGTGTAATTGCAACAGTTGATCAGTTATTACTTAGTATGTTTAAATTTCCGGGATATGAAAAAATATTCGCAGCCGTAAAAAATGCATCTATAACTGTTGATGAAGTACATTTATTGGAACCAAAGATGTTTTTGATTTTGATATATTTTATGCAGTTTGCATGCAAGTACTTAGATGTTGATTTTCACTTAATGACAGCTACACTTCCAAAATCATATAAAGAGCAAATGATAAACAAGGGAATTATTTTTCAAGAAGAAAGTAATGAAAATGTTACTGATAAAGGAGAAATAGTTTTTATTGAGAGCAACAAGGAAGAAGAGATTTGTGAAGGTAAAGATGTAAAGGTTTCTTTTATAAAGGAAAAAGAAATCAAGTCAATAGTTGAAGATGCTTTAGAAAATAAACAAAAAATTCTTATAATAAAGAATACTATTGATTCAGTCAATAGAACATATGAGTTTTTAAAAGAAAATTTATCTGATAAGTATGGTGGTGTAGATATAGATGTTTTACATAGTAGATTTAAGTTCAAAGATAAAAAAGAGAAATATAGTAAAATATTAAATGGAGAGGGTGATATTTGGATATCAACTCAATCAGTAGAAATATCCTTGGATTTGGATTTCAATATAATAATAAGTGATTTAGCAACTATGGATAGCTTAATACAAAGAATGGGTAGATGCAATAGAAATAATAAATATGAATATGGAAACTTTTATATTCTACCTAGTGAAGATAAAATTTATGACAACAAACTTAAGAGCACAACTAAAAACATCTTAAAGGACATATTAAAAACTAACTCTATTTTTACAATGGGAATTAGAAAAACTATTTTGGATGATTACTATGATAATAGTGTAGTCAAAAAATATTTTGAAGAGAATTTTATAAGTTGTGATAAAGAAATTAAGAATATTTATGGTGTAAATAAAGAAATTTTTGATGGATTGGATTTAATTTTTAATTTTGAACCTTACAAAAATATTGTTGATAGTAAGAAGGAAGCAGCTAAAATTTTTAGAGATGTTGATGTTAGTTACAAAATTATTCTGGAAGAAGATTTTTATAAGGAAGATAGAGAGTTACAACAAGATTCGATTCAAGTATCAGGGTTTATATTTAATAGATTATATTATTATGGGTTAATAAGCAAAGTAGAAGGATACATGGTACTAAAATCTAGTAGTAAGTTTGAGTATAATAGTACTGTAGGCTTAATTTTGAAGTGA
- the cas5 gene encoding CRISPR-associated protein Cas5, whose product MKVLQCKLKQPTAHYRDPKVFQNEYISTLNLPSKTTIMGMITYLCDRRLNSDIDIGIIGTHHHRELEFSRGENIDFWNEYTNMRKGKDKEKFLLQGNYYDYYKEHKAQNSILNYEVLKEVELTIFISCKDDEELEFIRKKLESPCKYANLGRKEDFVIPSEKGCFVKEVALKEVIPMNTRDAIKENIKLKNTYVRVDLRDKENVETIINQGVLIALPHKYKDLEANRDDRVYEFCHYIYVDNDGIYPKNIKVNVCIDTKEVFTWL is encoded by the coding sequence ATGAAAGTATTACAATGTAAACTTAAGCAACCAACTGCTCACTATAGAGACCCAAAAGTATTTCAAAATGAATATATAAGTACTTTAAATTTACCATCTAAGACCACAATAATGGGAATGATAACGTATTTATGTGATAGAAGATTAAACTCTGATATAGATATAGGAATAATTGGAACACATCATCATAGAGAACTAGAATTTTCAAGAGGAGAGAACATTGATTTTTGGAATGAATATACAAATATGAGAAAAGGCAAAGATAAAGAAAAGTTTTTGCTTCAAGGAAACTACTATGATTACTATAAAGAACATAAAGCTCAAAATAGCATATTAAACTATGAAGTTCTTAAAGAAGTAGAATTGACTATATTTATTTCTTGCAAGGATGATGAAGAACTTGAATTTATTAGAAAAAAGCTTGAAAGTCCATGTAAATATGCAAATTTAGGAAGAAAAGAAGATTTTGTAATACCAAGTGAAAAAGGGTGTTTTGTAAAAGAAGTTGCGTTAAAAGAGGTTATACCTATGAATACTCGTGATGCTATAAAAGAAAATATAAAATTAAAGAATACATATGTAAGAGTTGACTTAAGAGATAAAGAGAATGTCGAGACTATAATAAATCAAGGTGTATTGATTGCATTGCCTCATAAATATAAAGATTTAGAAGCAAATAGAGATGATAGAGTTTATGAGTTTTGCCATTATATATATGTTGATAATGATGGTATATATCCTAAAAATATTAAGGTAAATGTATGTATTGATACAAAAGAAGTTTTTACATGGCTTTAA